A single genomic interval of Helianthus annuus cultivar XRQ/B chromosome 6, HanXRQr2.0-SUNRISE, whole genome shotgun sequence harbors:
- the LOC110932789 gene encoding uncharacterized protein LOC110932789, whose translation MSIQSGCQTNAWSDNWCSCSPLRHFITPHAIANAGFNLSTTVAELINEVGQWRWPQAWFDIFPVLINIAPPQLLVDMDDRCRWKYLDGNLHHFRSWEVWNTLSNRDDRIGWADSVWFSQCIPRHSFHLWTCSNGDFRIFRNKKPMKVKDMNEGLDEDSEEEDNGSDGYFSDKVSSDEEF comes from the exons ATGTCTATTCAAAGCGGCTGCCAAACGAATGCTTGGAGTGATAACTGGTGTTCTTGTAGTCCTCTTCGTCACTTTATTACTCCTCATGCTATAGCTAATGCGGGATTTAATCTTAGTACCACTGTTGCGGAGCTTATCAATGAAGTCGGCCAATGGAGATGGCCTCAAGCTTGGTTTGATATATTTCCGGTTCTTATAAACATTGCTCCTCCTCAACTTTTAGTTGACATGGATGATCGGTGTCGCTGGAAATACCTTGATGGTAATCTTCATCACTTTCGGTCTTGGGAAGTTTGGAATACCCTTAGTAACAGGGATGACAGGATTGGTTGGGCGGATTCGGTTTGGTTCAGCCAATGCATTCCTCGGCATTCTTTCCATCtttg GACATGTTCAAATGGAgacttcagaatcttcaggaacaagaagccgATGAAAGTGAAGGACATGAATGAAGGTctagatgaagactccgaggaagaAGACAATGGAAGTGATGGATACTTCTCGGATAAAGTATCTTCTGACGaggagttttaa
- the LOC110932790 gene encoding nicotianamine synthase: MESLQEKITLLKKVCEIYKQLSKLETLKPCNHVDNLFTELVHTCIPHSSINIATLPESIHEIRIKLIRLCGEAEGHLEAHFSTILGSFKNPLLHLTMFPYYSNYLKLNRLEYNILIQHYSTTQAPKRVAFVGSGPLPLTSIVLASYYLKETTFHNYDIDLLANSMASHLVASDDDLSKRMVFHTADIMDVTNELQNYDVIFLAALVGIDVDEKVKVIQHLAKYMAPGAILMLRSAHGARAFLYHVVDPQVLKGLDVLSIYHPDDDVINSIVISRKYGSPANTIDRNTIQKSPFANVKMAKNPPLNAICDRFATDFLARRHLCHQSNLQPAFATDMTFQPILGTQRFVSIFHTEFVNPFYDWICDRPSLRPICGCVFCNRKCGRLFCHLQSSSDRFLVANGSRICFRILRKRLLPF; the protein is encoded by the coding sequence ATGGAATCCCTCCAAGAAAAGATCACACTATTGAAGAAAGTATGTGAGATTTATAAGCAACTTTCCAAGCTTGAAACACTCAAACCCTGTAACCATGTTGACAACCTCTTCACCGAACTCGTCCACACATGCATCCCGCACTCTTCTATCAATATAGCCACTCTCCCCGAAAGTATACATGAAATTAGAATTAAGCTCATTAGACTATGTGGTGAGGCCGAGGGCCATCTTGAAGCTCACTTCTCCACCATTTTAGGCTCATTCAAAAATCCACTTCTCCACCTCACCATGTTCCCTTACTACTCCAATTACCTAAAGCTTAACCGTCTCGAGTACAACATCCTCATTCAACACTATTCCACTACACAAGCCCCCAAGCGCGTCGCCTTTGTGGGATCTGGCCCCTTACCCCTCACCTCAATCGTCCTGGCCTCTTACTATCTAAAGGAAACAACTTTTCACAACTATGACATTGACTTGTTAGCGAATTCAATGGCTTCTCATCTCGTTGCATCTGATGATGACTTGTCCAAAAGAATGGTCTTTCACACTGCAGACATAATGGATGTGACTAATGAGTTGCAAAACTATGATGTTATTTTCTTGGCTGCACTGGTGGGGATAGATGTTGATGAAAAAGTTAAGGTTATTCAACATTTAGCCAAGTACATGGCCCCTGGTGCCATCCTCATGCTTAGGAGCGCCCATGGTGCTCGAGCTTTTCTCTACCACGTTGTGGACCCTCAAGTTCTTAAAGGGTTGGATGTTCTCTCGATTTACCATCCTGATGATGATGTGATAAACTCTATTGTCATCTCACGTAAGTATGGGAGCCCAGCAAACACTATAGATCGTAATACAATACAAAAATCGCCATTTGCAAACGTCAAAATGGCCAAAAATCCGCCTCTAAACGCTATTTGCGACAGATTTGCAACTGATTTTTTGGCTCGCAGACATCTTTGTCACCAATCCAATTTACAACCAGCTTTTGCAACCGATATGACTTTCCAACCCATATTAGGGACCCAAAGATTTGTCTCTATATTTCATACCGAATTTGTGAACCCGTTTTATGACTGGATTTGTGATCGCCCTTCTTTGCGACCTATTTGTGGCTGTGTGTTTTGCAACCGAAAGTGTGGTCGCTTGTTTTGCCACCTCCAGTCTTCTTCTGATCGTTTTTTGGTCGCAAATGGCTCTCGAATTTGCTTTAGAATATTAAGAAAAAGATTGCTACCTTTTTAA